The proteins below come from a single Sphingomicrobium sediminis genomic window:
- a CDS encoding glucokinase, producing the protein MSERHWLIIDTSASEGIRFSKVAPSDRPQLGPVHTVATEGQPTFTDVLQTYARQTGESLSNLEPLLCIAGAASGEMISLVRSNWTITRGGLSSLFGCRVRVINDVVARAWGVQSGLARVNSLRGSKPQPDFKSPGRMAMLFVGGGVGAAIVDIDREGYQRVLETESGHMDFAATTERELKVADAVKSTHSHVSWEQMLTLTRDDPAWNACPEMRDLERDKAMGEMLGRYITNLIHAHGAWNGVMLTGPRVASMTGGAAKIAFDGAFTHRRQFQRLMMQTPVWTVDQAESVLNGGAALMAVRSKEGTTRLAA; encoded by the coding sequence ATGAGTGAGCGTCATTGGTTGATCATCGATACGAGCGCGAGCGAGGGCATCCGCTTTTCCAAGGTTGCGCCGTCGGACAGGCCGCAGCTGGGGCCGGTGCACACTGTCGCCACCGAAGGTCAGCCGACTTTCACCGATGTCCTCCAGACCTATGCTCGCCAGACGGGTGAGAGCCTCTCCAATCTCGAACCGCTTCTGTGCATTGCCGGTGCGGCATCGGGCGAAATGATCAGCCTGGTGCGCTCCAACTGGACGATTACCCGCGGCGGCCTGTCCAGCCTGTTCGGCTGCCGCGTGCGCGTCATCAACGACGTCGTCGCGCGCGCTTGGGGCGTACAGAGCGGCCTTGCGCGGGTGAACAGCCTGCGCGGCTCCAAACCGCAGCCCGACTTCAAGTCGCCGGGGCGCATGGCCATGCTGTTCGTCGGTGGCGGTGTCGGCGCAGCGATCGTCGATATCGACCGCGAGGGGTATCAGCGCGTTCTAGAGACTGAGTCGGGCCATATGGACTTCGCCGCGACGACTGAGCGCGAGTTGAAGGTCGCCGATGCGGTCAAATCGACCCACAGCCATGTCAGCTGGGAACAGATGCTCACGCTGACGCGCGATGACCCGGCCTGGAATGCCTGTCCCGAAATGCGCGATCTCGAACGCGACAAGGCGATGGGCGAAATGCTCGGCCGCTACATCACCAACCTCATCCATGCCCATGGCGCGTGGAATGGCGTGATGCTGACCGGCCCCCGCGTTGCCAGCATGACCGGCGGGGCGGCCAAGATCGCCTTCGACGGCGCTTTCACCCACCGCCGCCAGTTCCAGCGCCTGATGATGCAGACGCCGGTCTGGACGGTCGATCAGGCCGAATCCGTGCTCAATGGTGGCGCGGCGCTGATGGCCGTGCGCTCGAAAGAAGGTACGACGCGGCTGGCGGCCTAG
- the odhB gene encoding 2-oxoglutarate dehydrogenase complex dihydrolipoyllysine-residue succinyltransferase, giving the protein MATEVKVPQLGESITEATVGEWLKQVGDPVEQDEPIASLETDKVSVDVPSPVAGVLEAQVAAVGDTVEVGALLAKVGAGEGTATVADEPRPAGDEAKDGGPDATTENSDVIDQDKADEQALSSDLTLSPAVRRAVLEHGVDPSKITGTGKDGRITKDDVLAAAKAKDAAPEPAAKAAAASGGQASAPTSIKVAGERREERVKMTRLRQTIAKRLKEAQDTAALLTTFNDVDMSAVMEARSKYKDHFAKKHGIRLGFMSFFVKAVALAAKDVPAVNARIEDDEIVYHDYLDVSVAVSAPKGLVVPVIRSADQMSFAEIEQSIADYGKRAKEGTLGMEDMAGGTFTISNGGVFGSLLSTPIINPPQSAVLGMHRIEERPIAVNGEVVIKPMMYLALSYDHRLIDGREAVTFLVRIKEALEDPTRLLIDL; this is encoded by the coding sequence ATGGCTACCGAGGTCAAGGTCCCCCAGCTGGGCGAATCGATCACCGAAGCGACGGTCGGCGAATGGCTGAAACAGGTTGGCGATCCCGTCGAACAGGACGAGCCGATTGCAAGCCTGGAAACCGACAAGGTCAGCGTCGACGTGCCGAGCCCGGTCGCGGGCGTGCTCGAAGCGCAGGTCGCGGCGGTGGGTGACACGGTCGAAGTCGGCGCTTTGCTCGCCAAGGTGGGTGCAGGCGAGGGCACCGCGACTGTTGCGGACGAACCGCGTCCGGCCGGCGACGAAGCCAAGGATGGTGGCCCCGACGCCACGACCGAAAATTCCGACGTGATCGACCAGGACAAGGCCGACGAGCAGGCACTGTCGAGCGACCTCACGCTCTCGCCCGCAGTGCGCCGCGCGGTCCTCGAACATGGCGTCGATCCTTCCAAGATCACCGGCACCGGAAAGGATGGCCGCATCACCAAGGATGACGTGCTCGCCGCTGCCAAGGCCAAGGACGCCGCGCCCGAACCCGCCGCCAAGGCTGCGGCTGCATCGGGTGGTCAGGCCTCGGCCCCGACCAGCATCAAGGTCGCCGGCGAGCGCCGCGAGGAACGCGTCAAGATGACGCGCCTGCGCCAGACCATCGCCAAGCGCCTCAAGGAAGCGCAGGACACTGCCGCCCTCCTCACCACGTTCAACGATGTGGACATGAGCGCGGTCATGGAAGCGCGCTCCAAATATAAGGACCACTTCGCCAAGAAGCATGGCATCCGCTTGGGCTTCATGAGCTTCTTCGTCAAAGCCGTCGCGCTGGCGGCCAAGGACGTGCCCGCGGTCAATGCCCGCATCGAGGACGACGAGATCGTCTATCACGACTATCTCGACGTCTCGGTCGCGGTCTCCGCGCCCAAGGGCCTCGTCGTCCCGGTCATCCGCTCGGCGGACCAGATGAGCTTTGCCGAGATCGAGCAGTCGATCGCCGATTATGGCAAGCGCGCCAAGGAAGGCACGCTCGGCATGGAAGACATGGCCGGCGGCACCTTCACCATTTCCAATGGCGGCGTGTTCGGTTCGCTCCTGTCGACCCCGATCATCAACCCGCCGCAGTCGGCCGTGCTCGGCATGCACCGCATCGAGGAACGCCCGATCGCGGTGAATGGCGAGGTCGTCATCAAGCCGATGATGTATCTGGCGCTAAGCTACGACCACCGCCTGATCGACGGCCGCGAAGCGGTGACCTTCCTCGTCCGTATCAAGGAAGCGCTGGAAGATCCGACGCGCCTGCTGATCGACCTCTAG